The nucleotide window ATGTGTCTTACATGCTGAAAAGGTTATATAGCAAACATCTAGAAAAAGCCTACCTAGAAGCTGCAACGAGTATCTCCAGAATGTGGATTAAAATCAGGTTGTCAAGGCCCCTTCTATCCTAGCAAACCCCAAGTTATGTTTCATTGCCCTGAGCTTTTTCTTCTATTGGTTTTACAGTTCTTCAACAAACAGCTATGAAGAGTTTCTATCCATAGCAGCAAACACGTTTGGCATTATATATATGTCAAACTGAATCAATAaacccaattcataattcaaTAGGTCATTAAATCAAACTTTATTCatcttatttttatttgtttaaagTTATGATTGATATCATAGGCCTATTCTTAATTTGATCAAAATCATCTATTGATCATAGGCCAATTTCCTATTTGACCCAAAATCAAAGTTCTATTTGTCATATATGTCTCTTCTCTCCCCCTTCTCTTCCTCTGTTTTGCAGGAGAATTCCATTTTCATTGGCATGAACCAAATATGACCCTTTGGGTGGATAttaaatgataaaatttttacAAGATAGTTCAAATTTAGACTCAAAATAAGGCATTTTCATGTTTCTGAATCCAATATAAATTAATGGATCTAATTACATAAAGAAACttgtatttaaaaagaaaaaaaaaaatcaaatatcacATTCCCAAATCTTTTCATCTAAACACAaggtgaattttttatttttttatttttttactgaGTCGCAAGATGATAAGCAATCCAGAGGATGAATTAATGATGAACTAATCTAATTGTCAAGTGAAATAGGTATTAGCTAAAGAGCATATCAGTCGCTCAATAATTGTGCAATAAGTAAATGCAAAATAAGTTGTGAGCACATCAACTTTTTGTACTATTATTAATTTATCAAGAAAGGGTCCTATCCTGCTCAATAATTGAGGTTACATACatccattttatgtttaatgctGGGTCCTATCCTGCTCAATAATTGAGGTTACATACatccattttatgtttaatgctGCTTATAATATAAACCTTGGCCACAAGTTTCTTATCTTCAATGTCTGCtaattgttgtttttgatagttcAGAACCTTCAATTGTAGAGATAAGACTAGGCAGTGGCTGCCTTATTTAACTTTCCAAAAAACGTATTAAGCATTCAACTCACCTACTTGTTTCAACAAAGACAAATTCTACCACTTTCTTGTGTGTTCAATCGAAACTGTCGCATACATGGAAGCAGACTTACAGAAGGCGGCAGCAAAAGGCATAATTGACTGTTTCAAGGATTATACAGATCTTCGTCGCTTATTGACCCCAAATGAAAACACAATATTGCACGTCTACCTTACCTCTCCAAGTGAAAGATCCCCCGATTTCATAGGACAGGTACTTGGCATTTGTCCCTCGCTTTTAGTTCAGGTCAATGTCGATGGTGATACTCCGTTGCACATAGCAGCCAGGTATGGTCATTCTGATGCAGCAAAAGCGCTAATCGAACAGGCTAAAGCTGCCTTATATGATCCTACAGATGTAGAAAGCGGAGAAGATGCAACAACCAGGCAAATGGCAGCCGCCAGGCAGATGGTAAGGATcacaaataaaaagaaagaaacgGCCTTGCATGAGGCCGCACGAAATAATAATGGTCTCGATGTTGTGAAGGCAATTTTGAGCATTGAAGATCCTGAGTTTACATATTCTGCCAATGATTGTTGGGAACCTCCACTTTACATAGCTGCTGATAACGAATGTACAGATATAGTCATTGAACTTTTAAGAAATCCCAATTCACAATCTTTAGATTATGGAGGCCCCAACGGTAAAACAGCGTTGAATGCGGCGATAATCAGATGGGATGTAGGTAAGAAAAgcttaatttaattgttaatTTAGATTCTTGATATTAGTAATTATAAATTTGGTCTTCTTGATGACTTTGTTCCAGATGCTGTAAGCAAACTGTTGGAGAGAATGAGTAGTTTGGCTAGAGAAAGAGATGAAAATGGGTGGACTCCACTTCACTATGCTGCGTATGAAGGTTCTGTATCAATAGTGGAAAAGCTATTAGATCAGGATATTTCTATTGCCTATGTCTCTGATAAAGGGAGGAAGAGGACAGCTCTTCACATTGCAGCTGCTCGAGGCCTTGTGCGTGTGATGAAGAAGATTATTTCTAAATGTCCAGATTGTTGTGAACTCACTGATATTAGAGGATGGAACATTCTGCACTATGCAGTGATCAGCAAAAGTGATGGGGTATTCAAAGAAGTTCTTCAAAATTCATCATTGATTTACCTTTTAAATGGGAAAGATCGTAAAGGGAACACACCTCTCCATTTACTTTTAGCTTCTCGCCCCTATTTGCCTTCTTTCATACGCGATGGAGATACCGATGTTTTCAAGTTCTTGATGCAGAATATATATTATGTAACTGATGATGTTTCCTCAAGACAGGTCAGCCATCTAACCTTGTTCAATTAGAAATTTAGAAGATATTGCAACTATTTCTAAGCAATATTTAACTTTCTCAGAAAAGATGAAATGAAATTTGTTTTTATAAACTAACTTcggtaaaaatataataattttcaaaGTAATAATCCAAGACCATTGCAGGAAGAAATTGTAGAATGGATGCAAGACCTTGGAAGTGGGCCTTTTGGGAAGATGGTTGTGAAAAATTGGGATgaagaaaggaaagaaagagaagaaaaggtCATTCCAGAATTAGAGAAAGCCAAAGACTCCCATTTGGTGGCTGCAGCATTGGTAGCAACAGTAACTTTCGCAGCAGCATTCACTTTACCAGGTGGTTATGTAAGTGATGAAAATGAATCAAAACGAGGAACTCCAATTCTAAGCAAAAATTCAGCATTTAAAGCATTTGTAATAACAGATGCTATAGCAATGGTGCTGTCTACTTCTTCAGTCTTCATCCACTTTATCATGGTAATGTTGGGATATAAACAAAGATACTATTGGTTAATAAGATCTGCACTATGGTTCATAGTATTTGCAATGGGAGCAATGGTGGTTGCATTTGTGACAGGAACTTATGCAGTTTTAGCACCTTCCATGGGGCTTGCCATTGCTACTTGTGTCATTGGATTGAGCTTTTTCCTCTATGTGTTTTATGCTAGTGCAAGGTTGGTGATAGGCTCCATAATGCGTGATCAGACTGAAAGGAGTGGTACCTCAATATCCAGATCCCTGAGGCGAGTCTGGCGTCAAAGTCCCTTTTATTTGTgtaagttgtttttttttttttttaataattaatttcaacaagattttagtaatttttttctttttcgttTTATAAGCTTGTGGCATTGACTGGTGGATGCTGAAATATAAGCTCCGGCGTTGGTGGGGGCTTTTGGCTACAAAAGATTCTCATAATGTGTAATTTACTAATCTAAGATTggatgattttaattttatgagtTTGTTCAAATGTCTAACGAAAActtattattagtattttttttttcttttgtgaaTGGATTTTCTTTTTAGAATAAagtgataatttttatttatataaataattatacatCATCTATgataaaaatttatctattaatttacaaaaaaaaatcatctattaaatataaaaaattataataaagaattaattattaatattaaaattagagAATTCCtctttaatattttgtacataaagCGTGAAACAGAAATTGTGCTTATCGTCATTTTATGTTGACGATAATCTCTTTAATgaatgaaatttcaaattaaaattaaatgtaacaccctaggtaaCCCAAGGTAAATCCCacgtcggcaaaacacgggagagatatgTGTGTTTATATTCATAAATCCATAAATGtaaaaccaccaacttataaatttattttgtcGATGTAGAATTTGCCTAGAATGTtacattaaaatttgaaatttataatttaaaaatattttattttgctAATAAAAGAATTCCAATTACCTtaacaaataaatttaaagaaaaataaattaagcaATTACctttgttttaaaaaaatattaaatttaaagagTCCACATcataaattcaaaattaaaaccTTAACAAATAATTTTCTTctcaatattaaaataataaatttattttaaaaaatatattattttttcctATCATAAGATGAAACCTATACTATTATATTGATGAGTTATCACTAAGCAATATTTAAGTGTCTCAGAAATGATGAAATGAAATTTGTTTTTATAAGCCAACTTaagtaaaaatataataattttcaaaGTAATAATCCAAGAGCATTGCAGGAAGAAATTGTAGAATTGATGCAAGACCATGGAAGTGGACCATTTGGGAAAATTTTTATTGGCagaattacagaatgccaaagaCTCCCATTTGGTAGCTGCAGCATTAGTAGCAACGGTAACTTTCGCAGCAGCAGCATTCACTTTACCAGGTGGttatgtaatttttattttctttttcaagcTTCTGGAGTTGACTGGTGGATGCTGAGATTCAGGTTTTGGCTTTGAAGTTTACTTATTCAAAACATACGTCCGACGTAG belongs to Hevea brasiliensis isolate MT/VB/25A 57/8 chromosome 4, ASM3005281v1, whole genome shotgun sequence and includes:
- the LOC110673220 gene encoding protein ACCELERATED CELL DEATH 6 codes for the protein AFNSPTCFNKDKFYHFLVCSIETVAYMEADLQKAAAKGIIDCFKDYTDLRRLLTPNENTILHVYLTSPSERSPDFIGQVLGICPSLLVQVNVDGDTPLHIAARYGHSDAAKALIEQAKAALYDPTDVESGEDATTRQMAAARQMVRITNKKKETALHEAARNNNGLDVVKAILSIEDPEFTYSANDCWEPPLYIAADNECTDIVIELLRNPNSQSLDYGGPNGKTALNAAIIRWDVDAVSKLLERMSSLARERDENGWTPLHYAAYEGSVSIVEKLLDQDISIAYVSDKGRKRTALHIAAARGLVRVMKKIISKCPDCCELTDIRGWNILHYAVISKSDGVFKEVLQNSSLIYLLNGKDRKGNTPLHLLLASRPYLPSFIRDGDTDVFKFLMQNIYYVTDDVSSRQEEIVEWMQDLGSGPFGKMVVKNWDEERKEREEKVIPELEKAKDSHLVAAALVATVTFAAAFTLPGGYVSDENESKRGTPILSKNSAFKAFVITDAIAMVLSTSSVFIHFIMVMLGYKQRYYWLIRSALWFIVFAMGAMVVAFVTGTYAVLAPSMGLAIATCVIGLSFFLYVFYASARLVIGSIMRDQTERSGTSISRSLRRVWRQSPFYLCKLFFFFFNN